A window of the Gossypium hirsutum isolate 1008001.06 chromosome A05, Gossypium_hirsutum_v2.1, whole genome shotgun sequence genome harbors these coding sequences:
- the LOC107960513 gene encoding choline/ethanolaminephosphotransferase 2-like yields the protein MLLALAMLHPFILLIGGVLVWDYLSPSDIIRNHPHLLILVAGLAFGFLVGRMILAHLCDEPKGLKTNMCMPLLYLPLAIANALTARRNEGYVCVLDFDFSIPMQCQRHDKIEKKYTKVAPLVDEFWVVLGSLDKF from the exons ATGTTACTTGCATTAGCAATG CTTCACCCTTTTATATTACTCATAGGAGGAGTGCTTGTTTG GGATTATCTTTCACCCTCTGATATTATCAGAAATCATCCACATTTACTTATACTAGTAGCTGGGCTTGCATTTGGGTTCCTTGTG GGAAGGATGATTTTGGCTCACTTGTGTGATGAACCCAAGGGATTGAAAACAAACATGTGCATG CCACTCTTGTATCTTCCTTTGGCAATTGCAAATGCTCTTACAGCTAGACGGAATGAAGGGTATGTTTGTgtattagattttgatttttctaTCCCCATGCAGTGCCAAAGACAcgataaaattgaaaagaaatatacCAAAGT TGCTCCTTTAGTTGATGAGTTCTGGGTTGTTCTTGGTTCTTTAGACAAGTTTTAA